The Sphingomonas sanxanigenens DSM 19645 = NX02 genome includes a region encoding these proteins:
- a CDS encoding SRPBCC domain-containing protein: MADDLNLPDYPEDSTVRSDVVTIDAPASVVWEVLTDMPNYGAWNPFCIAAESTLELGAPVKMTLANYTMPGETALNVEYVCAKIPERLISWELQDDPAWPYPARRDQIIEALGPDRCRYWSTDAFFGPNGIHVMRFCGPWVTRAFNDTARALKARAEAIHAERRAAA; the protein is encoded by the coding sequence ATGGCCGACGATCTGAACCTGCCCGATTATCCCGAAGACAGCACCGTCCGCTCCGACGTGGTGACGATCGATGCGCCCGCCTCGGTGGTGTGGGAGGTGCTGACCGACATGCCCAACTATGGCGCGTGGAACCCGTTCTGCATCGCGGCGGAATCGACGCTGGAATTGGGCGCGCCGGTGAAGATGACGCTGGCGAACTATACGATGCCGGGCGAGACCGCGCTGAACGTCGAATATGTCTGCGCGAAGATCCCCGAGCGGCTGATCTCGTGGGAATTGCAGGACGATCCCGCGTGGCCCTATCCGGCGCGCCGCGACCAGATCATCGAGGCGCTGGGGCCCGATCGCTGCCGCTACTGGTCGACCGACGCCTTTTTCGGCCCCAACGGCATCCATGTGATGCGGTTCTGCGGCCCCTGGGTGACCCGCGCGTTCAACGACACGGCGCGGGCGCTGAAGGCGCGCGCCGAGGCGATCCATGCCGAGCGGCGGGCCGCGGCATGA
- a CDS encoding amidohydrolase family protein, which produces MKPALLAAAAALTVVASAATIVPAAAQTIAFTGGTVAVGDGSAPIEGGTVVISNGKVVAAGKDVPVPAGAKVIDATGKWVAAGIVAGMSTLGISEGYGVDTINDAVAAKSPFSAAIDVVPAINPASPPIGNERAGGVTRAIIAPATASSIFAGMGAVIDLGADSDPVTRGRAFQYVELGETGKEAAGGSRAAAHVLFRSVLQEVQDYRRAPAAFGQNGQMLKRADAAALVPVLDGTMPLLVHVERASDIRQTLALKKAFPTLKLVLVGATEAWLVASEIAAARVPVIAAALADLPASFEMLAATESNVGRLTRAGVVTGISTLDIGPPPQQRNLTQYAGNLVAITRVPGATGLDWGAAFASITSKPAAAVGLDGEIGSLRPGRRADVVVWSGDPLEFSSEAEAVFIDGVQQPLNSRQHKLRDRYRSATEGDLPKAYER; this is translated from the coding sequence ATGAAGCCCGCGCTTCTCGCCGCCGCCGCGGCGCTGACCGTCGTCGCCAGCGCCGCCACGATCGTCCCCGCCGCCGCGCAGACCATCGCCTTCACCGGCGGCACGGTGGCCGTGGGCGATGGCTCCGCGCCGATCGAGGGCGGCACCGTCGTCATCAGCAACGGCAAGGTCGTCGCCGCGGGCAAGGATGTGCCGGTGCCCGCCGGCGCGAAGGTGATCGACGCTACCGGCAAATGGGTAGCGGCAGGCATCGTCGCGGGGATGAGCACGCTCGGCATCTCAGAGGGCTATGGCGTCGACACGATCAACGATGCCGTCGCGGCCAAATCGCCGTTCAGCGCGGCGATCGACGTGGTGCCCGCGATCAACCCGGCCTCGCCGCCGATCGGCAACGAACGCGCCGGCGGCGTGACCCGCGCGATCATCGCACCGGCCACGGCCAGCTCGATCTTCGCGGGCATGGGCGCGGTGATCGACCTGGGGGCGGACAGCGATCCGGTGACCCGCGGCCGCGCCTTCCAATATGTCGAGCTCGGCGAGACCGGCAAGGAGGCCGCCGGCGGCAGCCGCGCCGCCGCGCATGTGCTGTTCCGATCCGTGCTGCAGGAGGTGCAGGACTATCGCCGCGCGCCCGCCGCGTTCGGGCAGAACGGCCAGATGCTCAAGCGCGCCGACGCCGCGGCGCTGGTGCCGGTGCTGGATGGCACGATGCCGTTGCTCGTCCATGTCGAGCGTGCCAGCGACATCCGCCAGACATTGGCGCTGAAGAAGGCGTTTCCGACGCTCAAGCTGGTGCTGGTCGGCGCCACCGAGGCCTGGCTGGTCGCATCCGAGATCGCGGCGGCGCGCGTGCCGGTGATCGCCGCTGCGCTCGCCGACCTGCCGGCGTCGTTCGAGATGCTGGCGGCAACGGAATCCAATGTCGGCCGCCTGACCCGCGCCGGTGTGGTGACAGGCATCTCCACGCTCGACATCGGGCCGCCGCCACAGCAGCGCAACCTCACCCAATATGCCGGCAACCTCGTCGCGATCACGCGGGTGCCGGGGGCCACCGGGCTGGATTGGGGCGCCGCCTTCGCGTCGATCACGTCGAAGCCGGCGGCGGCGGTGGGCCTCGATGGCGAGATCGGCTCGCTGCGTCCCGGCCGCCGCGCGGACGTGGTGGTGTGGAGCGGCGATCCGCTGGAATTCTCGTCCGAGGCCGAAGCCGTGTTCATCGACGGCGTCCAGCAGCCATTGAACAGCCGCCAGCACAAGCTGCGCGATCGCTATCGCAGCGCCACGGAAGGCGATCTGCCCAAGGCCTATGAGCGCTAG
- a CDS encoding peptide MFS transporter — protein sequence MAETKGGAGTPPVELSAVPLDGGRTWFGHPPQLARLFTIEMWERFGFYGMRALLTLYLANHFLFSQGTSNGLYGAYTSLVYLTPLIGGWVADRYLGSKGAVKLGAVLMSIGYFTLCFGGEQAKPHAIIDGQRYEVVIGGERGQETPPQYAVIDGRQLQIRGNDDKTVSLLAADGSEARKVAAGSFRSDADRSPLFVLVMLLGLSAVSIGNGFFKPNISTVVGTLYAPGDRRRDAGFTIFYMGINVGSLLSQFACPLLAVYVGWWAGFLLAAVGMVCSWALVQFDGGKLDGYGEPPAGVADRRLLIIILAVLAIPLMYLLFSNVLASGDAATKAAREGAGVLGYIASLPVLGQLMFGSFLLAVIGIPVWAWRIGNRQEFQMMMVAIILVVFNVVFWTLFEQAGSSLTFFAQSNTELDIGAYTMPAAQVQVFNPLFIVMFAPVMGWLWGVLGRKRLEPSIPVKFALALVGAGAGFLVLVFGTQFAGDNFKVALVWVAATYLIHSIAELCISPVGLSMITKLSIARVVGLMMGTWFLSIAVAQYVAGIVAQFASVETVGGQVTNLKVSLDTYTGVFQTIGLISVGIGVVLLILSPLIKKWMHGVQ from the coding sequence ATGGCAGAAACGAAAGGGGGGGCAGGTACGCCTCCGGTCGAGTTGTCCGCTGTTCCTCTGGACGGCGGGCGGACCTGGTTCGGCCACCCGCCGCAGCTTGCCCGCCTGTTCACGATCGAGATGTGGGAGCGGTTCGGCTTCTACGGCATGCGCGCGCTGCTGACGCTCTATCTCGCCAACCACTTCCTCTTCTCGCAGGGCACCTCCAACGGCCTTTATGGCGCCTATACCAGCCTCGTTTATCTCACCCCGCTGATCGGCGGCTGGGTGGCGGACCGCTATCTCGGCTCCAAGGGCGCGGTGAAGCTGGGCGCTGTGCTGATGTCGATCGGCTATTTCACGCTGTGCTTCGGCGGCGAGCAGGCCAAGCCGCACGCGATCATCGACGGCCAGCGTTACGAGGTGGTGATCGGTGGCGAGCGCGGCCAGGAAACGCCGCCGCAATATGCGGTGATCGACGGCCGGCAGCTCCAGATCCGCGGCAATGATGACAAGACGGTGTCGCTGCTGGCGGCGGACGGCAGCGAGGCACGCAAGGTTGCGGCCGGCAGTTTCCGCTCGGACGCGGATCGCTCGCCCTTGTTCGTGCTGGTGATGCTGCTCGGCCTGTCGGCGGTGTCGATCGGCAACGGCTTCTTCAAGCCCAACATCTCGACGGTGGTCGGCACGCTCTATGCCCCCGGCGACCGGCGACGCGATGCCGGTTTTACGATCTTCTACATGGGCATCAACGTCGGCTCGCTGCTCTCGCAATTCGCCTGCCCGCTGCTTGCGGTCTATGTCGGCTGGTGGGCGGGCTTCCTGCTCGCGGCGGTCGGCATGGTGTGCAGCTGGGCGCTGGTGCAGTTCGATGGCGGCAAGCTCGACGGCTATGGCGAGCCGCCGGCGGGCGTCGCGGATCGGCGGCTGCTGATCATCATCCTCGCGGTGCTCGCGATCCCGCTGATGTACCTGCTGTTCTCCAACGTGCTGGCGAGCGGCGATGCCGCGACCAAGGCGGCGCGGGAAGGCGCGGGCGTGCTCGGCTATATCGCCTCGCTGCCGGTGCTGGGGCAGCTGATGTTCGGCAGCTTCCTGCTCGCGGTGATCGGCATCCCGGTCTGGGCGTGGCGGATCGGCAACCGCCAGGAATTCCAGATGATGATGGTCGCGATCATCCTGGTCGTGTTCAACGTCGTCTTCTGGACATTGTTCGAGCAGGCCGGATCCTCGCTGACCTTCTTCGCGCAGAGCAATACCGAGCTCGACATCGGCGCCTACACCATGCCGGCGGCGCAGGTGCAGGTGTTCAACCCGCTGTTCATCGTGATGTTCGCGCCGGTGATGGGCTGGCTGTGGGGCGTGCTCGGCCGCAAGCGGCTCGAACCCTCGATCCCGGTCAAGTTCGCGCTGGCGCTGGTCGGCGCCGGCGCCGGCTTCCTCGTGCTGGTGTTCGGCACGCAGTTCGCCGGCGACAACTTCAAGGTGGCGCTGGTGTGGGTCGCTGCCACCTACCTGATCCACTCGATCGCCGAACTGTGCATCTCGCCGGTGGGGCTCTCGATGATCACCAAGCTGTCGATCGCCCGCGTCGTCGGGCTGATGATGGGCACCTGGTTCCTGTCGATCGCGGTTGCGCAATATGTCGCCGGCATCGTCGCCCAGTTCGCCAGCGTCGAGACGGTCGGCGGGCAGGTGACGAACCTCAAGGTCTCGCTTGATACCTACACCGGCGTGTTCCAGACGATCGGGCTGATTTCGGTCGGCATCGGCGTCGTCCTCCTCATCCTCTCGCCGCTGATCAAGAAGTGGATGCACGGTGTCCAATAA
- a CDS encoding EthD domain-containing protein, which yields MIKSIALLRRRADLSREAFVDYYERHHAPLILSLMPGIVDYRRNFAVFDGAFVNEGAAPFDFDVVTELWFADRAAYDAAIAVATAPDVAARIAADEENFLDRTGTRMFVVEERRSATAPAMPASCHP from the coding sequence GTGATCAAGTCGATCGCGCTGCTGCGCCGCCGCGCCGACCTCAGCCGCGAGGCGTTCGTCGATTATTATGAGCGGCACCACGCGCCCTTGATCCTCTCGCTGATGCCCGGAATCGTCGATTATCGCCGCAACTTCGCGGTGTTCGACGGCGCGTTCGTCAATGAGGGCGCGGCGCCGTTCGACTTCGATGTGGTAACGGAATTGTGGTTCGCCGATCGGGCCGCCTATGACGCCGCGATCGCGGTGGCGACCGCGCCGGACGTGGCGGCGCGGATCGCCGCGGACGAGGAGAATTTCCTCGACCGCACGGGCACGCGGATGTTCGTGGTGGAGGAGCGGCGGAGCGCGACGGCGCCAGCCATGCCGGCCTCCTGTCACCCCTGA
- the gcvT gene encoding glycine cleavage system aminomethyltransferase GcvT, producing the protein MADVAEDDIEQPILPLDGWHRAQGARMVDFAGYQMPIQYEGILAEHLWTRAHAGLFDVSHMGQLFLSGEGLDAALEALLPADVAGLKLGRMRYSLLLDESGGILDDLMLSRWADGVYIVVNGAVKHEDIGWLREYLPDEININHLEDRALLALQGPEAAAALARHVTGDHDLDALSFMTGGRYTIAGVDAWISRSGYTGEDGFEISIPAEAAEAVATLLTGEPEVKPIGLGARDSLRLEAGLPLYGHDLDPGTTPIAADLGFAISKRRREEGGFMGADRVLAELADGATLKRVGLFVDGRQPVREGAAVVDAEGSEVGRVTSGGHSPSLGRPIAMAYVPIASAVPGATIRVSQRGKLHDCTVTPMPFVPHNYRRKGAAK; encoded by the coding sequence GTGGCGGACGTAGCCGAAGACGATATCGAACAGCCGATCCTGCCGCTCGACGGCTGGCACCGTGCGCAGGGCGCGCGGATGGTGGATTTCGCGGGCTATCAGATGCCGATCCAGTATGAGGGCATCCTCGCCGAGCATCTGTGGACCCGCGCGCATGCCGGCCTGTTCGACGTCAGCCATATGGGCCAGCTCTTCCTTTCCGGCGAAGGGCTGGACGCGGCTCTCGAGGCGCTGCTCCCCGCCGATGTCGCCGGACTGAAGCTCGGCCGGATGCGCTATTCGCTGCTGCTCGACGAGAGCGGCGGCATCCTCGACGATCTCATGCTCAGCCGCTGGGCCGATGGCGTCTACATCGTCGTCAACGGCGCGGTGAAGCATGAGGATATCGGCTGGCTGCGCGAATATCTGCCCGACGAGATCAACATCAACCATCTCGAAGACCGTGCGCTGCTCGCGCTGCAGGGCCCCGAGGCGGCGGCGGCGCTCGCCCGCCACGTCACCGGCGACCATGATCTGGACGCGCTCAGCTTCATGACGGGCGGCCGCTACACGATCGCCGGCGTCGATGCCTGGATCAGCCGCTCGGGCTATACCGGCGAGGACGGGTTCGAGATTTCGATCCCCGCCGAGGCAGCCGAAGCCGTCGCGACGCTGCTGACCGGCGAGCCCGAAGTGAAGCCGATCGGCCTCGGCGCGCGGGATTCGCTGCGCCTCGAAGCCGGGTTGCCGCTCTACGGCCATGACCTCGACCCCGGAACGACGCCGATCGCCGCCGATCTCGGCTTCGCGATCTCGAAGCGCCGCCGCGAGGAAGGCGGCTTCATGGGTGCGGATCGCGTGCTCGCCGAGCTGGCCGATGGCGCAACCCTGAAGCGCGTCGGCCTGTTCGTCGACGGGCGCCAGCCGGTGCGCGAGGGCGCCGCGGTGGTCGACGCGGAGGGCAGCGAGGTTGGCCGCGTCACCAGCGGGGGCCATTCGCCCAGCCTCGGCCGGCCGATCGCGATGGCCTATGTACCCATTGCCAGCGCCGTGCCCGGCGCCACGATCCGCGTCAGCCAGCGCGGCAAGCTTCATGATTGCACGGTCACCCCGATGCCGTTCGTCCCGCATAATTATCGCCGCAAGGGAGCAGCCAAATGA
- a CDS encoding DUF2490 domain-containing protein — protein MQALDVAPSFGMAPALSILAALGALLCPAQAGAQTVDSDAQAWPSLTVIVPIARGLDLRADAVLQLTDDGSHLGRQLYRAVLLAKLDDDLSIGGGYTWTRIDPGTAPAQVEHRAVQDIVFRKAVAPGGLTLMLRTRLETRVREARNGVSWRLRQLTRLELPVTAGGVSAVAWNEYFHGFNTTEWSGPSGSALMLTFIGVQVPAGRRIVVEPGYLNQTGFDAGRNSVRHVASLTMVLRL, from the coding sequence ATGCAGGCCTTGGATGTCGCGCCATCCTTCGGGATGGCGCCAGCGCTTTCGATCCTTGCGGCGCTCGGCGCCTTGCTGTGCCCGGCGCAAGCCGGCGCGCAGACGGTGGACAGCGACGCGCAGGCCTGGCCGTCGCTGACGGTGATCGTGCCGATTGCGAGAGGGCTCGATCTCAGGGCCGACGCGGTCCTGCAACTCACGGACGATGGATCGCATCTCGGCCGGCAGCTCTATCGCGCTGTGCTGCTGGCGAAGCTCGATGACGATCTGTCGATCGGCGGCGGCTACACCTGGACGCGCATCGACCCCGGGACGGCGCCGGCGCAGGTGGAACATCGCGCGGTGCAGGACATCGTGTTCCGCAAGGCGGTGGCACCGGGCGGACTGACGTTGATGCTGCGCACGCGGCTCGAAACGCGGGTGCGCGAGGCGCGCAATGGCGTGTCGTGGCGGCTGCGGCAACTGACCAGGCTAGAATTGCCGGTGACGGCGGGCGGCGTGAGTGCGGTCGCGTGGAACGAATATTTCCATGGCTTCAACACCACCGAATGGTCGGGGCCGTCCGGCTCGGCGCTGATGCTGACCTTCATCGGCGTGCAGGTGCCGGCGGGGCGGCGGATCGTCGTGGAGCCGGGCTATCTCAACCAGACCGGCTTCGATGCCGGGCGCAACAGCGTGCGTCATGTCGCATCCTTAACCATGGTTCTGCGCCTGTGA
- a CDS encoding amidohydrolase, which yields MSNKLTTFLAIALLVGGPATAAKKKDDSSSRAEREARVPNPDPFPSTYKRYPNAPTLVTNVKIFDGEGGRIDNGSVLFADGRIVAIGADVTAPAGATVIDGRGKVLTPGIIDVHSHLGDYPSPGVEALSDGNEATGPVTADVWAEHSVWPQDPGFSRALANGGVTTLQILPGSANLFGGRSVTLKNVPARTMQGMKFPGAPYGLKMACGENPKRVYGAKGRQPSTRMGNVAVDRQTWAKAAEYKRKWDKYLDEGGDPPSRDIAMDTLAGVLAGDILVHNHCYRADEMAIVMDMAKEFGYRVTAFHHAVEAYKIADLLRANEACAAVWADWYGFKMESYDGIRENLALLQNQGACAMIHSDDQDGIQRLNQEVAKALFAGRRMGIDISDELAWTWLAIAPAKALGIADRTGSLKAGKMADVVLWNGDPFSVYSRPEKVWVDGALLYDSSDPKRRPVSDFELGMPGEGDVK from the coding sequence GTGTCCAATAAGCTCACCACCTTTCTGGCGATCGCCCTGCTGGTCGGCGGTCCGGCGACGGCCGCGAAGAAGAAGGACGACTCCTCAAGCCGCGCCGAGCGCGAGGCACGGGTGCCCAACCCCGATCCGTTCCCGTCGACCTACAAGCGCTATCCCAACGCGCCGACATTGGTCACCAACGTCAAGATCTTCGACGGCGAGGGCGGGCGGATCGACAACGGATCGGTGCTGTTCGCCGACGGCAGGATCGTCGCGATCGGTGCCGACGTGACGGCGCCGGCCGGCGCCACGGTGATCGACGGGCGCGGCAAGGTGCTGACGCCTGGCATCATCGACGTCCACAGCCATCTCGGCGACTATCCCTCGCCGGGCGTCGAGGCGCTGTCGGACGGCAACGAGGCGACCGGGCCGGTCACCGCCGACGTGTGGGCCGAACATAGCGTGTGGCCGCAGGATCCCGGATTCAGCCGCGCGCTCGCCAATGGCGGCGTCACCACGCTGCAGATCCTGCCCGGCTCGGCGAACCTGTTCGGCGGCCGTTCGGTCACGCTCAAGAATGTGCCTGCGCGCACGATGCAGGGGATGAAATTCCCCGGCGCGCCCTATGGCCTCAAGATGGCGTGCGGCGAGAACCCCAAACGCGTCTACGGCGCCAAGGGACGCCAGCCCTCCACGCGGATGGGCAATGTCGCGGTCGACCGGCAGACCTGGGCGAAGGCGGCCGAATATAAGCGCAAGTGGGACAAATATCTCGATGAGGGCGGCGATCCGCCGAGCCGCGACATCGCGATGGATACGCTCGCGGGCGTCCTCGCGGGGGACATCCTCGTCCATAACCATTGCTACCGCGCCGACGAGATGGCCATCGTCATGGATATGGCCAAGGAGTTCGGCTACCGCGTCACCGCGTTCCACCACGCGGTGGAGGCCTACAAGATCGCCGATCTGCTCAGGGCCAACGAGGCCTGCGCGGCGGTGTGGGCCGACTGGTATGGCTTCAAGATGGAAAGCTATGACGGCATCCGCGAAAATCTCGCGCTGCTGCAGAACCAGGGCGCCTGCGCCATGATCCATTCGGACGATCAGGACGGTATCCAGCGCCTGAATCAGGAGGTCGCAAAGGCGCTGTTCGCCGGGCGCCGCATGGGCATCGACATTTCCGACGAACTGGCCTGGACGTGGCTGGCGATCGCCCCGGCGAAGGCGCTGGGCATCGCCGACCGCACCGGCAGCCTCAAGGCGGGCAAGATGGCGGACGTCGTGCTATGGAACGGCGATCCGTTCAGCGTCTACAGCCGTCCCGAAAAGGTCTGGGTCGATGGTGCGCTGCTCTATGACAGCAGCGATCCCAAGCGCCGTCCGGTTTCCGACTTCGAACTCGGCATGCCCGGTGAGGGAGATGTGAAATGA
- a CDS encoding acyl-CoA dehydrogenase family protein produces MSGLLDEARAWLTAALDGPFADVRGVADLSSAYDRRKQWERALGEAGLGAVGWPTDHGGRGATIAEQVAFAELYARLRAPSRLSHIGVELAGPTIIAFGTEAQKQRFLPGIASGRELWAQGYSEPNAGSDLANVRTRARLVDGRWVIDGQKIWTSLGMISDWAFVVARTEEGSKGPKGLSYLLVPLDQPGIVRRPIRQMTGEAEFAELFFDGAVTDADNIVGSAGQGWGIAMATLGFERGVSTVVQQMQFGNELAALIATARANGADRDAGLRRRIADAWIGLEVMRHGLVRTLSDESTEELGEEALTSKLYWSRWHRDLGDLAMDVQGLAGQVSDSDEYRFDALTHMYLASRADTIYAGSSQIQRNLIAERGLGLPREPRGNR; encoded by the coding sequence ATGAGCGGCCTGCTCGATGAGGCACGGGCATGGCTGACCGCCGCGCTCGACGGGCCGTTCGCGGACGTCCGCGGCGTCGCCGATCTTTCCAGCGCCTATGATCGGCGCAAGCAGTGGGAACGGGCGCTGGGCGAGGCGGGGCTCGGCGCGGTCGGCTGGCCGACCGACCATGGCGGGCGGGGGGCGACGATCGCCGAGCAGGTCGCGTTCGCCGAACTCTATGCGCGGCTGCGCGCGCCCTCGCGGCTCAGCCATATCGGCGTCGAGCTTGCAGGGCCGACGATCATCGCCTTTGGCACCGAGGCGCAGAAGCAGCGCTTTCTGCCCGGCATCGCTTCGGGCCGCGAACTTTGGGCGCAGGGCTATTCCGAGCCCAATGCGGGATCCGACCTCGCCAATGTCCGCACCCGCGCGCGGCTGGTCGATGGGCGCTGGGTGATCGACGGGCAGAAGATCTGGACGTCGCTGGGAATGATTTCCGACTGGGCGTTCGTCGTCGCGCGGACCGAGGAGGGAAGCAAGGGCCCCAAGGGGCTCTCCTATCTGCTGGTGCCGCTCGATCAACCGGGCATCGTCCGCCGTCCGATCCGGCAGATGACGGGCGAAGCGGAATTCGCCGAGCTCTTCTTCGACGGCGCGGTGACCGATGCCGACAACATCGTCGGCAGCGCGGGCCAGGGCTGGGGGATCGCGATGGCGACATTGGGGTTCGAGCGCGGCGTCTCCACGGTCGTCCAGCAGATGCAGTTCGGCAACGAGCTCGCTGCGCTGATCGCCACCGCGCGCGCCAATGGCGCCGATCGCGATGCAGGCCTGCGCCGCCGCATCGCCGATGCCTGGATCGGGCTGGAGGTGATGCGCCACGGCCTCGTCCGCACATTGTCCGACGAGTCGACCGAGGAACTGGGCGAGGAGGCGCTGACGTCCAAGCTCTATTGGTCGCGCTGGCACCGCGACCTCGGCGATCTCGCGATGGACGTGCAGGGGCTGGCGGGGCAGGTCTCCGACAGCGACGAGTATCGCTTCGACGCGCTCACCCACATGTATCTCGCGAGCCGCGCGGACACGATCTACGCGGGATCGAGCCAGATCCAGCGCAACCTGATCGCGGAGCGCGGACTGGGGCTGCCGCGGGAGCCGCGCGGGAACCGGTAG
- a CDS encoding nuclear transport factor 2 family protein: protein MSLRLEDIELIRRLKCTYSRAIDTGDMATVERLFTENATIDYRGGSYHVQLSGRAAIVEALRGMFVPSFVGSHTVHMPVIDVYDDDTADGTWTLIDYALNLAEGNKTTVGTAIYRDRYAKQDGRWLIAHSEYDRVYERVYTDPAPGLTAHFLGEHV from the coding sequence ATGAGCCTGCGGCTGGAGGATATCGAGCTCATCCGCCGGCTGAAATGCACCTATTCGCGGGCGATCGACACCGGCGACATGGCGACGGTGGAGCGCCTGTTCACCGAGAATGCGACGATCGACTATCGCGGCGGCAGCTATCATGTGCAGCTTTCCGGCCGGGCGGCGATCGTCGAGGCGCTGCGCGGCATGTTCGTGCCGAGCTTCGTCGGGTCGCACACCGTCCATATGCCGGTGATCGACGTTTATGACGACGATACCGCAGACGGCACGTGGACGCTGATCGACTATGCGCTGAACCTGGCGGAGGGCAACAAGACCACCGTCGGCACCGCCATTTATCGCGATCGCTATGCAAAGCAGGATGGCCGCTGGCTGATCGCGCACAGCGAATATGACCGGGTCTACGAGCGCGTCTATACCGACCCCGCGCCCGGCCTGACCGCGCATTTTCTGGGGGAGCACGTATGA
- a CDS encoding EthD domain-containing protein: MEKLIYALWRDDAEPRDAFNARLLGAVADELAPHTHALRINVQDESVAAGTSPHFIVTQPQMEAVVQMWVDTAYPPARAPIEAALGRVASRIEGWLVSESVPLPNRACPPGLPTDGFAQVVFIEKPAALDHETWRRNWQDGHTGVAVETQSNFEYVQNLVVRPLTDGAAPCAAVVEECFPLAARADRALFYDAVGEPAKLEANEARMMASCANFIGEKGCDCIPMRQYQIKSLA; this comes from the coding sequence ATGGAAAAACTGATCTACGCCCTCTGGCGCGACGATGCCGAGCCGCGCGATGCGTTCAACGCCCGCCTGCTCGGTGCCGTCGCCGACGAACTCGCGCCGCACACGCACGCGCTGCGCATCAATGTGCAGGACGAAAGCGTCGCCGCCGGCACCAGCCCGCATTTCATCGTCACCCAGCCGCAGATGGAGGCGGTGGTGCAGATGTGGGTCGATACCGCCTATCCGCCCGCGCGTGCGCCGATCGAGGCGGCATTGGGGCGGGTGGCGTCGCGGATCGAGGGGTGGCTGGTCAGCGAGTCGGTGCCCTTGCCCAATCGCGCCTGCCCACCGGGCCTGCCGACCGACGGCTTCGCGCAGGTGGTGTTCATCGAGAAGCCTGCGGCGCTGGATCATGAGACGTGGCGGCGCAACTGGCAGGATGGCCACACCGGCGTCGCGGTCGAGACGCAGAGCAATTTCGAATATGTCCAGAACCTCGTGGTGCGGCCGCTGACGGACGGTGCGGCGCCCTGTGCCGCGGTGGTCGAGGAATGTTTCCCGCTGGCGGCGCGCGCCGACAGGGCGCTGTTCTACGACGCGGTGGGCGAGCCGGCGAAGCTGGAGGCCAACGAGGCGCGGATGATGGCGAGTTGCGCCAACTTCATCGGCGAGAAGGGGTGCGACTGCATCCCGATGCGGCAATATCAGATCAAATCACTTGCGTAG
- a CDS encoding nuclear transport factor 2 family protein, with product MSPDPAALQDLIDREAIRQLITTYCNAADRHDHVKMRSLYHEDAIDEHGHMSKGPAMDFIDKLPEIQAPMEILHHNVTTINIALDGDRAEGEVYLIALHRVKGADGPFDVLVGGRYFDKYERRDGRWKFAHRAIVADWANIHSPSIVDLEHPFLHGAYIGKPGPEDPSYAFFGLLGRGA from the coding sequence ATGAGCCCCGATCCCGCCGCGCTGCAGGACCTGATCGACCGCGAGGCGATCCGGCAATTGATCACCACGTATTGCAACGCCGCCGACCGGCACGACCATGTGAAGATGCGCAGCCTCTATCATGAGGACGCGATCGACGAGCATGGCCATATGTCGAAGGGGCCGGCGATGGATTTCATCGACAAGCTGCCCGAGATCCAGGCGCCGATGGAGATCCTCCACCACAACGTCACCACCATCAACATCGCGCTGGATGGGGATCGCGCCGAGGGCGAGGTCTATCTGATCGCGCTTCATCGGGTGAAGGGCGCGGACGGGCCGTTCGACGTGCTGGTCGGCGGACGCTATTTCGACAAATATGAGCGGCGCGACGGCCGCTGGAAGTTCGCGCACCGCGCGATCGTGGCCGACTGGGCGAATATCCACTCGCCCTCGATCGTCGATCTGGAGCATCCGTTCCTGCACGGTGCCTATATCGGCAAGCCGGGGCCCGAGGATCCCTCCTACGCCTTCTTCGGGCTGCTGGGGCGCGGCGCGTGA
- the gcvH gene encoding glycine cleavage system protein GcvH yields the protein MSRYFTDEHEWIDVDGEVATVGITDYAQSQLGDIVFVDVPEAGKTVAKGDDAAVVESVKAASDVYAPVSGTVIEGNAALADEPALVNSDPEGDGWFFKLTLADASELDGLMDEAAYQAFVEKL from the coding sequence ATGAGCCGTTATTTCACTGATGAGCATGAGTGGATCGACGTCGACGGCGAGGTCGCGACCGTAGGCATCACCGATTATGCCCAGAGCCAGCTCGGCGACATCGTGTTCGTCGACGTGCCCGAAGCCGGCAAGACCGTCGCCAAGGGCGACGACGCTGCGGTGGTGGAATCGGTGAAGGCCGCGTCAGACGTCTATGCGCCGGTTTCCGGCACGGTGATCGAGGGCAATGCGGCGCTCGCCGACGAACCGGCGCTGGTCAATTCCGATCCCGAGGGCGATGGCTGGTTCTTCAAGCTGACGCTGGCGGATGCCAGCGAGCTCGACGGGCTGATGGACGAGGCCGCCTACCAGGCGTTCGTCGAGAAGCTCTGA